TCACCTTGACCTCGCGCAGCACCCCGAGATCGTCGATGCTCAGGACGGGCACCTCGGGGTCGACGACGGACGCGGCGGCCGACCAGGCGCGCACGGCGTCCGCGTGATGCGTCACCATGATGCCCCCGGATGCTGACGCGCCAGCACCTGCAGCTCGGCGAGTAGCGGTGCGAGGTACTCGGAATGCCGTCCGCGTCGGCCCCCGCCGGCGGCGTGGAACGCCTGCGGCTGCTCCAGTTCCGCCTCCGCGAGCACGGGCGCGATACCGGCCTCGAACGGCTCCCGCAACGACGACGGACGGACGGCGACGCCGTCCAGCCCGTCGAGCAGGGGCTCGTCGGCGAACAGTTCGTCCACGTACGGCCAGACGTCCTCCATCGCCCGCACGGTGCGGCGGCGCGACTCGTCGGTGCCGAGCGCGAGGCGCAGCATCCACTGGTCGGCGTGGTCGCGGTGATAGTCGACCTCTTTGACCGCCTTGGCGGCGACGCCCGCGAGCACGGGATCGGTGGAGGCGCGCAGCCGCTCGTACAGCGCGAACAGGTAGTGCGCGGCCGCGAACTGCCGCACGATGGTATGCGCGAAGTCGCCGTTCGGCTGCTCGAACAGGTGCGCGGAGCGGAAGTCGCCCTCGTCGCGCCAGTACGCCAGGTCGTCCTCGGTGCGTCCGGTCGCCGATCCGGCGTAGCGGAGCAGGGAACGCGCGTGGCCGAGCAGGTCGAGAGCCATGTTGGCGAGCGCGACATCCTCCTCCAGCTCCGGGGCGCGGGTGATCCATCCACCGAGGCGCTGCGCCAGGACGAGGGAGTCGTCGCCGAGCCACAGGGCGTACTCGGCGATCTCGGGCGAGGCGGGCGCGTCTCCGGAGACGAACTCCTCGGAGAGGACGACGGCGCTCAGCTCGACGTGACCGTGGTCGACATCCGGGTCGGTCACAGGTGCTTCACCCCCTCGGCGGCGGTGTAGTAGGTGGCATGCCGGAAGTTCTTGCCCTCCGGGGAGGTGAACCAGGCGTCCTTGGCGTCCGGGTCGCTCGTCGTGATCTGGTCGGAGCGGACGACCCAGATCGAGACGCCCTCGCCCCGGCGCGTGTACAGGTCGCGGGCGTTGCGGACGGCCAGCTGCTCGTCGGGCGCGTGCAGCGAACCGACGTGGACGTGGCTCAGCCCGCGGGAGGCACGCACGAACACCTCCCACAGGGGCCACTGCTCGGCGGTCATGCGACGGCTCCTGCGGTGTCGCGGACCGTTGCGGCGCGCGAGGCCTGCTTCTCCGCGTACGCTGCGGCGGCATCCCGGACCCATCGGCCCTCCTCGTGCGCCTCGCGGCGGCGCTGCAGCCGCTGCGCGTTGCACGGGCCACGGCCGGCGATGACCTCCTGCAGCTCGCTCCAGTCGATCGGGCCGAGGTCGTAGGCCTGCCGCTCCTCGTTCCAGCGCAGCTCGGGGTCGGGCAGGGTGACCCCCAGTGCCTCGGCCTGCGGGACCAGCATCGCGACGAAACGCTGACGCAGTTCGTCGTTGGAGAACCGCTTGATGTGCCACGCCATAGAGCGGGCGGAGTTCGGGGAGTCGGCGTCCGGCGGCCCGAACATCATCAGCGACGGCCAGTACCAGCGGTCCACCGCATCCTGCGCCATCTTCTGCTGCTCGGGCGTGCCGCGCATGAGGGAGAGCAGGATCTCGAAGCCCTGCCGCTGGTGGAACGACTCCTCTTTGCAGATGCGGACCATCGCGCGGCCGTAGGGAGCGTAGGAGCAGCGGCACAGCGGCACCTGGTTGCAGATGGCGGCCCCGTCGACGAGCCAGCCGATGGCGCCGATGTCGGCCCAGCTGAGCGTCGGGTAGTTGAAGATCGACGAGTACTTCGCACGGCCGGAGATCAACTGCTCGGTCAACTCGTCGCGCGTGATGCCGAGGGTCTCGGTGGCGGAGTAGAGGTACAGGCCGTGCCCGGCCTCGTCCTGGACCTTGGCCATGAGGATGGCCTTGCGCTTGAGGCTGGGCGCGCGGGAGATCCAGTTGGCCTCGGGCTGCATCCCGATGATCTCCGAGTGCGCATGCTGCGACATCTGCCGGATCAGGGTGCGCCGGTAGTCGTCGGGCATCCAGTCGCGCGGCTCGACGCGGGAGTCGGCGGCGATGAGCTCGTCGAAGCGCGCCTGACCGGCGGCATCCGGGTCGAGGTCGGTGTCGGCGTGGGTGGTGGTCATCTTCGACCCTCCAGTCGCGGATCAATACTTACTGATCGTTCGGTCAGTATATCCGCATGAAAGGGCTGCGTGCCAGACTGAGCGGGTGACCGAGACGCTGCCCTCCGACGCCGGGACTCCGGAAGCGCTTCGCCGCGGTCGCCCCGGATACGACCAGCGCGGGATCCTCGAGGTCGCGGTCGCCGCGTTCAACGAGCACGGCTACGACGCCACCTCGATCGGGATGCTCGCCGACCGGCTCGGACTGTCGAAGTCGGCGATCTACCACCACGTCGCCTCCAAGGACGAACTGCTCGGGCTGGCGCTCGACGAGGCGCTCGGTGGGCTGGAGGGTCTGCTGCGGGCGCCGGAGGCCACCAGCGGACCGGCCGGCGACCGGCTCGCGTTCGTGCTGCGCGGGGCCGTCCGGGTGCTGGCCGACCGACTGCCGTACGTGACCCTGCTGCTGCGGGTGCGGGGCAACACCGACGTGGAGCGCGCCGCCCTCGAACGCCGCCGCGCCTTCGACCACGCCGTCGCGGCGCTCGTCGCCGAGGCCCGGGAGGAGGGATCGCTGCGGGCGGATGCCGACCCCGCCGTCGTCGCGCGCCTCCTGTTCGGCATGATCAACTCGCTCACCGAGTGGTACGACCCCGCCGGGCCGCTGAGTCCTGACGACCTCGCGGACACGATCCTCGCCCTCGCCCTCCGCTGACCGCCGGCTGCTGGAGCGCCACGAGGTGCGCCGATTCGTGACGAATGCGCGGGATTCGTGACGAATGCCGCGCATTCGTGACGAATCCCGCACGTGGCGAAGGCCGAGAGGGCTACTTGGAGACGAGGGTGAGCACGTCGTAGGTGGCGACGAGCTCGTCGCGCTGGTTCAGGATGCGCGCGTCCCACCGGACCTCGCCGTACGGGTCCGTCTCGCGCGGCGTGATCTGCTTCGCGGTGAGCGCGACGCGGATGCTGTCGCCCGGGACGACGGGGGTGAGGAACCGCAGGTCCTCCAGCCCGTAGTTGGCGAGCACGGGACCGGGCGCCGGGTCGACGAACAGGCCCGCGGCCCACGAGACGAGCAGGTACCCGTGCGCCACCCGGCCGGGGAAGAACGGGTTCGCGGCCGCCGCCTCCTCGTCCATGTGCGCGTAGAACGTGTCGCCGGTGAAGGTCGCGAACGTCTCGATGTCGTCGAGGGTCACCCGCCGCGAGCCGGACTGCACCTGGTCGCCGATCCGCAGCGTCTCGAGCGACTTGCGGAAGGGATGCGGTGCCGCGGACGACGCGGCCGCACCGGGATGCCACACCCCGGTGATCGCGGTGAGCAGGTCGGGCGATCCCTGCAGCGCCGTCCGCTGCATGTGGTTCATCACCGCGCGGATGCCGCCCAGCTCTTCCCCGCCGCCGGCGCGTCCCGGGCCGCCGTGGACGAGGTGCGGCATGGGGGAGCCGTGGCCGGTGGAGGTGCGCGCGTCGTCGCGGTCGAGCACGAGGATGCGGCCGTTGTACGCCGCCGAGCCGAGCACGAAGCTGCGGGCGAAGTCCGGGTCGTGGGTCGCCACGCTCGTCACGAGCGATCCGCCGCCGCGGGCGACCAGCGCGACCGCCTCCTCGGCGGTGTCGTAGGCGAGCACGCTCGCGACCGGTCCGAACGCCTCGACCGTGTGCGCCTCCGGCGTCCACGCGTCGGCGAAGCGCAGCAGCATCGGTCCGACGAACGCGCCCTCGAGCGCGACCCCGGTCGTGCCGTCCGCATGCGTCACGGTCGGCTGGTCGAGTCCGCCGATGGCGAGCTCGCCGCCGGCCCCGACCAGGCGGGCCACCTGGCGCAGCACCTCCTCGCGCTGGGCGCGTGAGGCGAGCGGTCCCATGGTGACGCCCTCCGCCCGCGGGTCGCCGATGACGACCCGGGAGGAGATGCGCTCGCGCACGGCGCCGATCACGTCGTCGACGAGCGGGCCGGGCACGATCGCGCGGCGGATCGCCGTGCACTTCTGCCCGGACTTCGCGGTCATCTCGACGACGAGCCCCTTCACGTACGCGTCGAACTCGGGCGTACCGGTGACAGCGTCGGGACCGAGCACGGAGGCGTTGATCGAGTCGGTCTCGCTCGAGAAGCGCACCCCGCCGGTCTGCACCGAGTCGTGCGCCTTGAGCCGTTCGGCGGTGGATGCGGACCCGGTGAACGCGACCAGGTCGCCCAGCCGGAGGTTCTCGAACAGGTCGGGGACCGAGCCGCTCACCAACTGCAGCGTGCCGGCGGGCAGCAGCCCGGACTCGACCATGATCCGCACCGCCGCCTCGGCGACGAACGCCGTGGGGGTGGCCGGCTTCACCAGCGTCGGCATGCCCGCCAGGAACGACGGCGCGAACTTCTCGAGCATCCCCCAGACCGGGAAGTTGAACGCGTTGATCTGCACCGCGACGCCCGGCAGGCGCGTGTACACGTGCCGGCCGAGGAAGCTGCCGTCCTTCGACAGCTGCTCCGCCGGTCCGTCGAGCACGACCTGGGCGTTGGGCAGCTCGCGGCGCCCCTTCGACCCGTAGGTGAACATCGCGCCGATGCCGCCGTCGACGTCGATCCATGCGTCGGCGCGCGTCGCGCCCGAGGCGGCCGACAGTGCGTAGAGCTCGTCCTTCCGCTCGGTCAGCGCCTGCGCCAGCTGCTTCAGCAGCAGGGCGCGCTGGTGGAAGGTCAGCTCGCCGAGGGAGCGCTGCCCGACCGTGCGGGCGTGTTCGAGCGCTCCGGCGAGGTCGAGCCCGGCGGTGCTGACCCGGGTGAGCAGCTCGCCGGTGGAGGCGTCGAGCACGTCGGCCGCGCCGTCCTCGGTGTCCGGCGTCCACCATTCGTCGCGCAGATAGCTGGGCAGGATCATCGAAGGCCTCCGGAGGGGTGCGGGTGGGTGGATGCGTAAGCTGACGGCATGGCCGATGGCGACTGGACGATCGAACTGGGCGAGCTCGATGTGAAGATGGGCGTGCGCATCCTGGAGCAGTCCGCGGAACGCGTGGTGGCGACCATGCCGGTGGAGGGCAACCGCCAGTCGTTCGGGCTGCTGCACGGCGGCGCGTCGGTCGCCTTCGCCGAGGCGCTCGGCTCCTGGGCGGCCGTCATCCACGCCGGGCCCGGGCGGAGCGCGG
This region of Leifsonia sp. fls2-241-R2A-40a genomic DNA includes:
- the paaC gene encoding 1,2-phenylacetyl-CoA epoxidase subunit PaaC — protein: MSAVVLSEEFVSGDAPASPEIAEYALWLGDDSLVLAQRLGGWITRAPELEEDVALANMALDLLGHARSLLRYAGSATGRTEDDLAYWRDEGDFRSAHLFEQPNGDFAHTIVRQFAAAHYLFALYERLRASTDPVLAGVAAKAVKEVDYHRDHADQWMLRLALGTDESRRRTVRAMEDVWPYVDELFADEPLLDGLDGVAVRPSSLREPFEAGIAPVLAEAELEQPQAFHAAGGGRRGRHSEYLAPLLAELQVLARQHPGASW
- the paaB gene encoding 1,2-phenylacetyl-CoA epoxidase subunit PaaB, whose product is MTAEQWPLWEVFVRASRGLSHVHVGSLHAPDEQLAVRNARDLYTRRGEGVSIWVVRSDQITTSDPDAKDAWFTSPEGKNFRHATYYTAAEGVKHL
- the paaA gene encoding 1,2-phenylacetyl-CoA epoxidase subunit PaaA; amino-acid sequence: MTTTHADTDLDPDAAGQARFDELIAADSRVEPRDWMPDDYRRTLIRQMSQHAHSEIIGMQPEANWISRAPSLKRKAILMAKVQDEAGHGLYLYSATETLGITRDELTEQLISGRAKYSSIFNYPTLSWADIGAIGWLVDGAAICNQVPLCRCSYAPYGRAMVRICKEESFHQRQGFEILLSLMRGTPEQQKMAQDAVDRWYWPSLMMFGPPDADSPNSARSMAWHIKRFSNDELRQRFVAMLVPQAEALGVTLPDPELRWNEERQAYDLGPIDWSELQEVIAGRGPCNAQRLQRRREAHEEGRWVRDAAAAYAEKQASRAATVRDTAGAVA
- a CDS encoding TetR/AcrR family transcriptional regulator, whose product is MTETLPSDAGTPEALRRGRPGYDQRGILEVAVAAFNEHGYDATSIGMLADRLGLSKSAIYHHVASKDELLGLALDEALGGLEGLLRAPEATSGPAGDRLAFVLRGAVRVLADRLPYVTLLLRVRGNTDVERAALERRRAFDHAVAALVAEAREEGSLRADADPAVVARLLFGMINSLTEWYDPAGPLSPDDLADTILALALR
- the paaZ gene encoding phenylacetic acid degradation bifunctional protein PaaZ, coding for MILPSYLRDEWWTPDTEDGAADVLDASTGELLTRVSTAGLDLAGALEHARTVGQRSLGELTFHQRALLLKQLAQALTERKDELYALSAASGATRADAWIDVDGGIGAMFTYGSKGRRELPNAQVVLDGPAEQLSKDGSFLGRHVYTRLPGVAVQINAFNFPVWGMLEKFAPSFLAGMPTLVKPATPTAFVAEAAVRIMVESGLLPAGTLQLVSGSVPDLFENLRLGDLVAFTGSASTAERLKAHDSVQTGGVRFSSETDSINASVLGPDAVTGTPEFDAYVKGLVVEMTAKSGQKCTAIRRAIVPGPLVDDVIGAVRERISSRVVIGDPRAEGVTMGPLASRAQREEVLRQVARLVGAGGELAIGGLDQPTVTHADGTTGVALEGAFVGPMLLRFADAWTPEAHTVEAFGPVASVLAYDTAEEAVALVARGGGSLVTSVATHDPDFARSFVLGSAAYNGRILVLDRDDARTSTGHGSPMPHLVHGGPGRAGGGEELGGIRAVMNHMQRTALQGSPDLLTAITGVWHPGAAASSAAPHPFRKSLETLRIGDQVQSGSRRVTLDDIETFATFTGDTFYAHMDEEAAAANPFFPGRVAHGYLLVSWAAGLFVDPAPGPVLANYGLEDLRFLTPVVPGDSIRVALTAKQITPRETDPYGEVRWDARILNQRDELVATYDVLTLVSK
- a CDS encoding hotdog fold thioesterase; its protein translation is MADGDWTIELGELDVKMGVRILEQSAERVVATMPVEGNRQSFGLLHGGASVAFAEALGSWAAVIHAGPGRSAVGVDINATHHRAARSGLVTGVATAIRLGRTITSHEVVVSDEDGNRLCTARITNLIVDAPRR